DNA sequence from the Nocardioides jiangxiensis genome:
GGATGCAGCGCGCCCTGGCGGTGACATCCCTGGCGGACCCGACGCCTCCCGCGTGGTCGCAGTGGTGGTTCGGCTCGCACCCGACGGTGCTGCAGCGCATCGCGCTGGCCGGCGTCCGCTGATCAGCAGAGCGGGCTCGGGTCCGCGCAGATCGCGCTGAACAGACCGCCGGTCGTGCTGCCGAGCACGATGACCGTGCCGATGATGACCGCTGCGATGAGAGCGACGAGCAGCCCGTACTCCACGCTGCTCGCGCCGCACTCCTCGCGGATGCCCCGTGCCTCCATCGCTACCCCTCCTGAGAATGGGCGATGGCCGCGGAGGTGAACCCCCGCGGCCATCGCTGATGCCTCTCGGCGCTGGATCAGAGCTGGCTCGAGACCGCCGTGAACGCGTCGTTGATCTGCTGGCCGAGGGTGACGACGATGCCGACGATGACGGCGGCGATCAGGGCGACGAGCAGGCCGTACTCGACGGCGGTGGCGCCCTTCTCCTCCTCGCGCGGCATGGT
Encoded proteins:
- a CDS encoding Flp family type IVb pilin, with protein sequence MEARGIREECGASSVEYGLLVALIAAVIIGTVIVLGSTTGGLFSAICADPSPLC
- a CDS encoding Flp family type IVb pilin, which encodes MTEYFVRLVNFMTMPREEEKGATAVEYGLLVALIAAVIVGIVVTLGQQINDAFTAVSSQL